The Roseicyclus marinus genome has a segment encoding these proteins:
- the mdh gene encoding malate dehydrogenase, with translation MARPKIALIGAGQIGGTLAHLAALKELGDIILFDIAEGTPQGKALDIAESGPSERFDAKLKGTNDYADIAGADVCIVTAGVPRKPGMSRDDLLGINLKVMKSVGEGIRDHAPNAFVICITNPLDAMVWALQKFSGLPPHMVCGMAGVLDSARFRHFLAEEFDVSMKDVTAFVLGGHGDTMVPSVRYSTVAGIPLPDLIEMGWTTKEKMDAIVQRTRDGGAEIVGLLKTGSAFYAPATSAIEMAEAYLKDQKRVLPCAAHCDGEFGLKKMYVGVPTVIGKGGIERIVEIKLTKDEQAMFDNSVNAVKGLVDACKAIDESLA, from the coding sequence ATGGCCAGACCCAAGATTGCGCTGATCGGTGCCGGGCAGATCGGGGGCACGCTCGCCCATCTCGCCGCGCTGAAGGAACTGGGTGACATCATCCTGTTCGACATCGCCGAAGGCACGCCGCAGGGCAAGGCGCTCGACATCGCCGAATCGGGACCGTCCGAACGCTTCGACGCCAAGCTCAAGGGCACCAACGATTACGCCGATATCGCGGGCGCCGATGTCTGCATCGTCACCGCGGGTGTTCCGCGCAAGCCGGGCATGTCCCGCGACGATCTTCTGGGCATCAACCTCAAGGTCATGAAATCCGTGGGCGAAGGCATCCGCGACCACGCGCCCAACGCGTTCGTCATCTGCATCACCAACCCGCTCGACGCGATGGTCTGGGCGCTGCAGAAATTCTCCGGCCTGCCGCCCCACATGGTCTGCGGCATGGCGGGCGTTCTGGACAGCGCGCGCTTCCGCCACTTCCTCGCCGAGGAATTCGATGTCTCGATGAAGGATGTGACCGCCTTCGTTCTGGGCGGGCATGGCGACACGATGGTCCCCTCGGTCCGCTACTCGACCGTCGCGGGCATCCCCCTGCCCGACCTGATCGAGATGGGCTGGACCACCAAGGAAAAGATGGACGCCATCGTCCAGCGCACGCGCGACGGCGGCGCGGAAATCGTGGGCCTCTTGAAGACCGGCTCCGCCTTCTACGCGCCCGCCACCTCCGCCATCGAGATGGCCGAGGCCTATCTCAAGGACCAAAAGCGCGTCCTGCCCTGCGCGGCCCATTGCGACGGCGAATTCGGCCTGAAGAAGATGTATGTCGGCGTGCCCACCGTGATCGGCAAAGGCGGCATCGAACGCATCGTCGAGATCAAGCTGACCAAGGACGAACAGGCGATGTTCGACAATTCGGTCAACGCGGTGAAGGGCCTTGTCGACGCCTGCAAGGCGATCGACGAAAGCCTCGCCTGA
- a CDS encoding sulfite exporter TauE/SafE family protein, whose product MLEGWVFALAAFGAFLAGLSKGGFGGSLGFAGAAILAMVVEPGVALALMLPVLMAIDVAAVRAFWGKWHAPSAGAILTGALPGLGLGAVLFYVVSADGIRVLIGVLAVGFVAFRVALARGLIAPRPQGFDRRKGWIAGLGVGFTSFVAHAGGPPFAVFMLGQGGIGKTQYHATSVIVFWVVNALKAAIYSVMGLFTLSLLGWSAALIPFALLGAFAGVRAHQVIPERAFFAVAHVALVLTGLKLLWDGLT is encoded by the coding sequence ATGCTGGAAGGATGGGTGTTCGCGCTGGCGGCGTTCGGCGCGTTTCTGGCGGGCCTGTCCAAGGGCGGATTCGGCGGGTCGCTGGGGTTTGCGGGCGCTGCGATTCTCGCCATGGTGGTGGAGCCGGGGGTGGCGCTCGCGCTGATGCTGCCGGTGCTGATGGCCATCGACGTGGCCGCCGTGCGCGCGTTCTGGGGCAAGTGGCATGCGCCCTCGGCGGGGGCGATCCTGACCGGCGCGCTGCCCGGGTTGGGGCTGGGGGCTGTGCTCTTCTATGTCGTGTCGGCCGATGGCATCCGGGTGTTGATCGGCGTTCTGGCGGTGGGCTTCGTCGCCTTTCGCGTGGCGCTGGCCCGAGGCCTGATCGCGCCGCGCCCGCAGGGGTTTGACCGGCGCAAGGGCTGGATCGCGGGGCTGGGCGTGGGTTTCACCAGTTTCGTGGCCCATGCGGGCGGCCCGCCCTTTGCGGTGTTCATGCTGGGGCAGGGCGGCATCGGCAAGACGCAGTATCACGCGACATCGGTGATCGTGTTCTGGGTGGTGAATGCGCTCAAGGCCGCGATCTACAGCGTCATGGGCCTGTTCACCCTGTCGCTTCTGGGATGGAGCGCGGCACTGATCCCCTTTGCGCTGTTGGGGGCCTTTGCCGGGGTGCGGGCGCATCAGGTGATCCCCGAGCGCGCCTTTTTCGCGGTGGCCCATGTCGCGCTGGTGCTGACCGGGCTGAAGC